One Bacteroidota bacterium genomic region harbors:
- a CDS encoding DUF4783 domain-containing protein, with protein sequence MRSKKLIIISLFISTSLFAFAFLGTDIFEEITLALKSGNCKEVSRYFDSRVELKIDEVEDIYSKTQAELILKDFFEKSPPVNFLIKHKNFSPKGLPYVIGYLQTTSGRYRTYILFKDIGGKLYIRELQFEKE encoded by the coding sequence ATGAGATCTAAGAAACTGATTATTATAAGTTTATTCATATCAACTAGCTTGTTTGCATTTGCATTTTTAGGAACAGATATTTTTGAAGAAATAACACTTGCATTAAAATCCGGGAATTGTAAAGAAGTGTCCCGTTATTTTGATTCAAGAGTGGAATTGAAGATTGATGAAGTTGAAGATATATATAGTAAAACGCAAGCAGAATTAATATTAAAAGATTTTTTTGAGAAGTCACCTCCCGTTAATTTCCTGATTAAACACAAGAATTTTTCACCCAAAGGATTACCCTATGTCATCGGTTATTTGCAAACAACATCCGGTCGATATAGAACCTATATTTTGTTTAAGGATATTGGAGGAAAACTATATATCCGCGAATTACAATTTGAGAAAGAATAA